The following proteins are co-located in the Nocardia bhagyanarayanae genome:
- a CDS encoding transglycosylase family protein, translated as MSENRKFSTRALGLAAITGAFVAVPFAISTASASAATHNWDGVAQCESGGNWGINTGNGYYGGLQFSHSTWTANGGTGYAHNASKEEQIRVAENVLATQGVGAWPSCGRYLQAGQSAPEPEPEAVAPALPVPAPELPAPAVEQSQDIVEQVKSTGAELAKQYGLEGQYQQLLSQHSALIDSLGN; from the coding sequence ATGTCTGAGAACCGGAAGTTCAGCACCCGCGCCCTCGGCCTCGCCGCCATCACCGGCGCCTTTGTTGCCGTCCCGTTCGCGATCTCCACCGCCTCGGCCTCCGCCGCCACCCACAACTGGGACGGCGTCGCCCAGTGCGAGAGCGGTGGCAACTGGGGGATCAACACCGGTAACGGCTACTACGGTGGCCTGCAGTTCTCGCACAGCACCTGGACCGCCAACGGCGGCACCGGCTACGCCCACAACGCCAGCAAGGAAGAGCAGATCCGGGTCGCCGAGAACGTGCTCGCCACCCAGGGCGTCGGCGCCTGGCCGTCCTGCGGCCGGTACCTGCAGGCGGGCCAGTCCGCTCCGGAGCCGGAGCCCGAGGCCGTCGCCCCCGCGCTTCCCGTCCCCGCGCCCGAGCTTCCCGCCCCCGCGGTCGAGCAGAGCCAGGACATCGTCGAGCAGGTCAAGAGCACCGGCGCCGAGCTGGCCAAGCAGTACGGCCTGGAGGGCCAGTACCAGCAGCTGCTGTCGCAGCACAGCGCGCTGATCGACTCGCTGGGCAACTGA
- a CDS encoding ABC1 kinase family protein has protein sequence MSEIVRRGSSRNAKLAKIPLGIAGRAAVGFGKRLAGGDKGEISAQLNQRAAEQLFTVLGELKGGAMKFGQALSVMEAAVPEEFGEHYRDALTKLQAAAPPMPAETVHRVLDQQLGTQWRQRFRSFEDAPSASASIGQVHKAVWSDGRTVAVKVQYPGADEALRADLKTLSRMTGLISSVIPGADVKPILAEITERTEEELDYRNEAANQRAFAKAFDGHPEIVVPKVVASAPKVIVTEWLEGTPVSQIIKAGAEDPDGTLALRNRVALLMGRFHFSSPETVGLLHADPHPGNFMAMADGRLAVIDFGACAPLPNGFPEILGRMLAMAVEEDYDGLTQLMYDNGWVIPGRTVTHKEIADYLRPFADPIKTDSFHFTRRWMQRVAGKATDFNSAEMKTARALQLPAEHVMIFRVLGGSVGILAQLDAEVPFMQLAATWLPGLRDERSAS, from the coding sequence GTGTCTGAGATCGTGCGCCGTGGCTCGTCCCGCAACGCCAAGTTAGCCAAGATTCCGCTGGGTATCGCCGGTCGGGCCGCCGTCGGCTTCGGCAAGAGGCTCGCGGGCGGTGACAAGGGAGAGATCAGCGCGCAGCTGAACCAGCGTGCCGCCGAACAGCTGTTCACCGTGTTGGGCGAGCTCAAGGGCGGCGCGATGAAGTTCGGGCAGGCGCTGAGTGTGATGGAGGCCGCGGTTCCCGAGGAGTTCGGCGAGCACTACCGCGACGCGCTGACCAAGTTGCAGGCCGCCGCGCCGCCGATGCCCGCCGAGACGGTGCACCGGGTGCTGGATCAGCAACTCGGCACCCAGTGGCGGCAGCGCTTCCGTTCCTTCGAGGACGCCCCGTCCGCCTCGGCGAGCATCGGACAGGTGCACAAGGCGGTGTGGTCGGACGGTCGCACCGTGGCGGTGAAGGTGCAGTACCCGGGCGCCGACGAGGCGCTGCGCGCCGATCTCAAGACGCTGTCGCGGATGACCGGCCTGATCTCCTCGGTGATCCCCGGCGCGGACGTCAAGCCGATCCTGGCCGAGATCACCGAGCGCACCGAGGAGGAGCTGGACTATCGCAACGAGGCCGCGAACCAGCGTGCGTTCGCCAAGGCCTTCGACGGGCACCCCGAGATCGTGGTGCCCAAGGTGGTGGCCTCCGCGCCGAAGGTGATCGTGACCGAATGGCTCGAGGGGACCCCTGTGTCCCAGATCATCAAGGCGGGCGCCGAGGATCCGGACGGCACACTGGCCCTGCGCAACCGGGTCGCGCTGCTGATGGGGCGTTTCCACTTCTCCTCGCCCGAGACCGTCGGACTGCTGCACGCCGATCCGCATCCGGGCAACTTCATGGCCATGGCCGACGGCAGGCTGGCCGTGATCGATTTCGGCGCGTGCGCGCCGCTGCCCAACGGTTTCCCCGAGATCCTCGGGCGGATGCTGGCGATGGCCGTCGAGGAGGACTACGACGGGCTGACCCAGTTGATGTACGACAACGGATGGGTGATCCCCGGCCGCACCGTCACCCACAAGGAAATCGCCGACTACCTGCGGCCGTTCGCCGACCCGATCAAGACCGATTCGTTCCACTTCACCCGCAGGTGGATGCAGCGCGTCGCGGGCAAGGCGACCGACTTCAACAGCGCGGAGATGAAAACGGCTCGGGCGCTGCAACTTCCGGCCGAACACGTGATGATCTTCCGGGTGCTCGGCGGCTCGGTGGGCATCCTGGCCCAGCTGGACGCCGAGGTGCCGTTCATGCAGCTGGCCGCGACCTGGCTGCCCGGTCTGCGCGACGAACGCTCGGCCAGCTGA
- a CDS encoding WhiB family transcriptional regulator gives MFPAESWPQATAVTREVTKVLPCRAGDPDLWFAESPGQLEQAKALCASCPIRKGCLSAAIDRREPWGVWGGEIFDQGVVIARKRPRGRPRKVAVPA, from the coding sequence GTGTTCCCCGCAGAGAGCTGGCCGCAGGCCACCGCTGTCACCCGGGAGGTCACCAAGGTCCTGCCTTGCCGAGCCGGAGATCCCGATCTCTGGTTCGCGGAGAGCCCGGGCCAGCTGGAACAGGCCAAGGCGCTGTGCGCGTCTTGCCCGATCCGCAAGGGCTGCCTGAGCGCGGCCATCGATCGGCGCGAGCCTTGGGGCGTATGGGGCGGTGAGATCTTCGACCAGGGTGTCGTGATCGCCCGCAAGCGTCCGCGCGGTCGTCCGCGCAAGGTCGCGGTCCCGGCGTGA
- a CDS encoding UPF0182 family protein: MGMRPPTGLPSLSRRSRVLLVAAIILAALLLLGPRLTDTYTNWLWFGEVGFRDVYLTVLRTRILLFLAVAVFVGLVVWLALLLAYRTRPVFVPVAGPNDPIARYRTTVMSKLRLFGIGIPVLLGLLSGLVAQSNWVTVQLFLNGGSFGETDPQFGLDVGFYAFDLPFYRMVLNWLFVAVVIAFFANLVTHYIFGGLRLSGREGTLTKPARIQLAVLAGIFVLLKAIAYWFDRYELLSSARKEPTFTGGSFTDINAVLPAKLILLSIAVICALAFFAGIVLRDLRVPAMAAALLVLSSILVGAVWPLVVEQFSVRPNAADKESEYIERNIAATRQAFGITDDKVEYQNYKGDGTKNPRDVPADRTTISNIRLLDPNILSPTFTQLRQLKNFYGFPNPLDIDRYTIGDEVQDYIVAARELEPQSLKDNQTDWINRHTVYTHGNGFVAAPANRINKAAAKDATVAGSSDSGSPVFDDGPMSFVSDISTPQDRQAIKVDQPRIYFGELISQSDADYAIVGAAGQPAREYDLDNVQYTYTGSGGVPIGSWFNRLAFAAKYAERNILFSGAIGDDSKIIFNRDPRERVEKVAPWLTADGNAYPAVVDKRIVWIVDAYTTLDNYPYAQSTSLEGAVEDSVDKKTGRLLPRKEVSYIRNSVKATVDAYDGTVTLYEVDSADPVLKAWRGVFPNAVKPEGDISAELRSHFRYPEDLFKVQREMLSKYHVNDPREFFTNNAFWSVPSDPTIEGGTFKQPPYYALVGDPKTGRPEFNLTSAMVGFNRQYLSAYISVSSDPQNYGKFTVLQLPTDSQTQGPQQTQNTMTINDEVSRDKTLLQGSNKIKYGNLLTLPIADGGILYVEPLYTERNSGPNTSTFPQLARVLVSYRDPATGSVLVGYEPTLAAALEKIFPGSGSAATAPKAETPNQQGTTPPPNQDVTAPPPAQGTTPPPPNAKDAAVVELDAALRNVRDAQRSGDLASLGAAFSRLEQAIKAYEASGR, from the coding sequence GTGGGCATGCGGCCCCCAACCGGCTTACCTTCGTTGTCCCGACGCAGCCGAGTGCTGCTGGTGGCGGCCATCATCCTGGCGGCGTTGCTGCTGTTGGGACCGCGGCTGACCGACACCTACACCAACTGGCTGTGGTTCGGTGAGGTCGGTTTCCGCGACGTGTATCTCACCGTGCTGCGGACCCGCATCCTGCTGTTCCTCGCGGTGGCGGTGTTCGTCGGTCTCGTGGTCTGGCTTGCGTTGCTGCTGGCCTATCGGACCAGGCCGGTGTTCGTCCCCGTCGCCGGGCCGAACGATCCGATCGCGCGCTACCGCACCACCGTGATGAGCAAGCTCAGGCTGTTCGGCATCGGCATCCCGGTGCTGCTCGGTCTGCTCTCCGGCCTGGTGGCGCAGTCGAACTGGGTGACGGTGCAGCTGTTCCTCAACGGCGGCTCGTTCGGCGAGACGGATCCGCAGTTCGGCCTCGACGTCGGCTTCTACGCCTTCGATCTGCCGTTCTACCGGATGGTGCTGAACTGGCTCTTCGTCGCGGTGGTCATCGCGTTCTTCGCGAACCTGGTGACGCACTACATCTTCGGCGGCCTGCGGCTGAGCGGGCGCGAGGGGACGCTCACCAAGCCCGCGCGCATCCAGCTCGCGGTGCTGGCCGGAATCTTCGTGCTGCTCAAGGCGATCGCGTACTGGTTCGACCGCTACGAGCTGCTTTCCAGCGCACGCAAGGAGCCCACCTTCACCGGCGGTTCGTTCACCGACATCAACGCGGTGCTGCCCGCCAAGCTGATCCTGCTGTCCATCGCGGTGATCTGCGCGCTGGCATTCTTCGCGGGGATCGTGCTTCGCGACCTGCGGGTGCCCGCCATGGCCGCCGCGCTGCTCGTGCTCTCCTCGATCCTGGTCGGCGCGGTGTGGCCGCTGGTGGTCGAGCAGTTCTCGGTGCGCCCGAACGCCGCGGACAAGGAGTCGGAATACATCGAGCGCAACATCGCCGCGACCAGGCAGGCGTTCGGCATCACCGACGACAAGGTCGAGTACCAGAACTACAAGGGCGACGGCACCAAGAACCCGCGCGACGTTCCCGCCGACCGCACCACCATCTCCAACATCCGGCTGCTCGACCCGAACATCCTGTCGCCCACCTTCACTCAGCTGCGCCAGCTGAAGAACTTCTACGGCTTCCCCAACCCGCTCGACATCGACCGCTACACCATCGGCGACGAGGTCCAGGACTACATCGTCGCGGCGCGTGAGCTGGAGCCGCAGAGCCTCAAGGACAACCAGACCGACTGGATCAACCGGCACACCGTCTATACCCACGGCAACGGCTTCGTCGCCGCCCCGGCCAACCGCATCAACAAGGCGGCGGCCAAGGACGCGACCGTCGCGGGCAGCAGCGACAGCGGTTCTCCGGTGTTCGACGACGGCCCGATGAGCTTCGTCAGCGACATCTCCACGCCGCAGGACCGCCAGGCCATCAAGGTCGACCAGCCGCGAATCTACTTCGGTGAGCTGATCTCCCAGTCCGACGCCGACTACGCCATCGTCGGCGCGGCAGGGCAGCCCGCGCGCGAATACGACCTGGACAACGTGCAGTACACCTACACCGGTTCCGGCGGCGTGCCGATCGGGTCCTGGTTCAACCGGCTCGCCTTCGCCGCCAAGTACGCCGAGCGCAACATTCTGTTCTCCGGCGCCATCGGTGACGACTCCAAGATCATCTTCAACCGCGATCCGCGCGAGCGGGTCGAGAAGGTCGCGCCCTGGCTGACCGCCGACGGCAACGCCTACCCCGCGGTGGTGGACAAGCGCATCGTGTGGATCGTGGACGCCTACACCACGCTGGACAACTACCCGTACGCGCAGAGCACCTCGCTGGAGGGCGCGGTCGAGGACAGCGTCGACAAGAAGACCGGACGGCTGCTGCCCCGCAAGGAGGTCAGCTACATCCGCAACTCGGTGAAGGCGACCGTCGACGCCTACGACGGCACCGTCACCCTGTACGAGGTGGACAGCGCCGATCCGGTGCTGAAGGCTTGGCGCGGGGTGTTCCCGAACGCGGTGAAGCCGGAAGGCGACATCTCGGCGGAACTGCGCTCGCACTTCCGCTACCCCGAGGACCTGTTCAAGGTGCAGCGCGAGATGCTCAGCAAGTACCACGTGAACGATCCCCGAGAGTTCTTCACCAACAACGCGTTCTGGTCGGTGCCCAGCGATCCGACGATCGAGGGCGGCACCTTCAAGCAGCCGCCGTACTACGCGCTCGTCGGTGACCCGAAGACCGGACGGCCGGAGTTCAATCTGACCAGCGCTATGGTCGGCTTCAACCGGCAGTACCTGTCGGCCTATATCTCGGTGAGCTCGGATCCGCAGAACTACGGCAAGTTCACGGTCTTGCAGTTGCCGACGGATTCGCAGACGCAGGGTCCGCAGCAAACGCAGAACACGATGACCATCAACGACGAGGTCTCGCGCGACAAGACGCTGTTGCAGGGCTCCAACAAGATCAAATACGGCAATCTGCTCACCCTGCCGATCGCGGACGGCGGCATTCTCTACGTCGAGCCGCTGTACACCGAACGCAACAGCGGACCGAACACCTCGACCTTCCCCCAGCTGGCCCGCGTGCTCGTGAGCTATCGCGATCCCGCGACCGGGTCGGTGCTCGTCGGCTACGAGCCGACGCTCGCCGCCGCGCTCGAGAAGATCTTCCCCGGCAGCGGCAGCGCCGCGACGGCGCCGAAGGCCGAGACGCCGAACCAACAGGGGACGACCCCGCCGCCGAACCAGGACGTCACCGCGCCGCCGCCTGCCCAGGGGACGACCCCGCCGCCGCCGAACGCCAAGGACGCGGCGGTCGTGGAACTGGACGCCGCCTTGCGCAATGTGCGCGACGCCCAGCGCAGCGGTGACCTCGCCAGTCTCGGTGCGGCGTTCAGCAGGCTGGAGCAGGCGATCAAGGCGTACGAAGCTAGCGGTCGCTGA
- a CDS encoding YlbL family protein: protein MNRRILTLLAALVPVLVLGVIGTVVKVPFVALGPGPTFNTLGEVDGKQVVDVVGAELDPTSGHLNMTTVAVRDGLNLFEAFGFWVSGQHGLVPRAEVYPPGVPREEIDKSNQQEFKDSEGNAEVAALHYLKLPTVVLIRNVGDDAPAKDVLRPGDQIVSVDGAPIATPKDLVSAVSSLPPGSRLSVVVRRDNAERTEIVTLGARPDDPAKGYLGVTPGEGALPPMGVTFNLADIGGPSAGLMFSLALIDKLSPGDLDGGKFVAGTGTIDKEGAVGPIGGIQYKMMAAREAGAETFLVPAANCNEARQRTPEGLRLVKVETLDGAVQSLNAINAGAEAPSCG, encoded by the coding sequence GTGAATCGTCGGATCCTCACCCTCCTGGCCGCGCTCGTTCCGGTGCTCGTGCTGGGTGTCATCGGCACCGTGGTCAAGGTGCCGTTCGTCGCGCTCGGACCCGGGCCCACCTTCAACACGCTCGGCGAGGTCGACGGCAAGCAGGTCGTCGACGTGGTCGGCGCCGAACTCGATCCGACGAGCGGGCACCTGAACATGACCACGGTGGCGGTGCGCGACGGGCTGAACCTGTTCGAGGCCTTCGGCTTCTGGGTGAGCGGCCAGCACGGTCTCGTCCCGCGCGCCGAGGTGTATCCGCCCGGCGTGCCGCGCGAGGAGATCGACAAGTCCAACCAGCAGGAGTTCAAGGACTCCGAGGGCAACGCCGAGGTCGCGGCGCTGCACTACCTGAAGCTGCCGACCGTCGTACTGATCCGCAACGTCGGCGACGACGCCCCGGCCAAGGACGTGCTTCGCCCCGGTGACCAGATCGTCAGCGTCGACGGCGCGCCCATCGCGACCCCCAAAGACCTCGTGTCCGCGGTGTCCTCGCTGCCCCCGGGCAGCCGCCTGAGCGTGGTGGTCCGCCGCGACAACGCCGAGCGGACCGAGATCGTCACCCTGGGCGCGCGTCCGGACGACCCGGCCAAGGGCTACCTCGGCGTCACACCGGGCGAGGGCGCGCTGCCGCCCATGGGGGTCACCTTCAACCTCGCCGACATCGGCGGCCCGTCGGCGGGCCTGATGTTCAGCCTCGCCCTGATCGACAAGCTGAGCCCCGGCGATCTGGACGGCGGCAAGTTCGTCGCGGGCACCGGCACCATCGACAAGGAAGGCGCGGTCGGCCCGATCGGCGGCATCCAATACAAGATGATGGCCGCGCGCGAGGCGGGCGCCGAGACCTTCCTGGTGCCCGCGGCCAACTGCAACGAGGCCAGGCAGCGCACCCCCGAAGGCTTGCGCCTTGTCAAGGTGGAGACGCTCGACGGCGCGGTGCAGTCGCTGAACGCGATCAACGCGGGCGCCGAGGCGCCGAGCTGCGGCTGA
- a CDS encoding zinc-dependent metalloprotease, with translation MTDFPFGFSNRDDDDARKRGEEPNGPGANNPFGFPIGGGAAGFDPAQLGQMLTSLGQMLSGMGQPGGASAGPVNYDVAKRLARQQLGSGVTPVSASTQKAVADAARLAELWLDGATTLPAGATKTVAWTANDWIEETLSTWKRLCDPVAEQIAGMWTAQLPEEAREFAAPMVGMLGQMGGLAFGSQLGQALGQLAKEVLTSTDIGLPLGPTGTGALLPTAIAEFSAGLEQPESEILVFLAAREAAHQRLFAHVPWLRQQVLGAVEDYARGIKMDFSALEQAAQGIDPMSLTDPSKLEEILAQGAFEPQTTPEQKQALERLETLLALIEGWVQVVVIDAVGDRLPGAGALAETLRRRRATGGPAEQTFATLVGLELRPRKLREAAQLWRRLTTDAGIDARDGVWAHPDLLPDSDDLDNPAGFIDSVIGGGATAFDDPLAQLAETEARERAEAEREGGDGPDAPDLGKDDDKS, from the coding sequence ATGACTGACTTCCCGTTCGGATTCTCGAACCGTGACGACGACGACGCGCGCAAGCGCGGCGAGGAGCCGAACGGTCCCGGGGCGAACAATCCGTTCGGCTTCCCGATCGGCGGCGGCGCGGCGGGATTCGACCCCGCGCAGCTCGGCCAGATGCTGACCTCGCTCGGTCAAATGCTCAGCGGCATGGGGCAACCCGGCGGCGCGTCCGCGGGTCCGGTCAACTACGACGTCGCCAAGCGCCTGGCGCGCCAGCAGCTCGGCTCCGGTGTGACGCCCGTCTCGGCGAGCACCCAGAAGGCGGTGGCCGACGCGGCGCGCCTCGCCGAACTATGGCTCGACGGCGCGACGACGCTGCCCGCCGGCGCGACGAAGACCGTGGCGTGGACGGCCAACGACTGGATCGAGGAGACGCTGTCCACCTGGAAGCGGTTGTGCGACCCGGTCGCCGAGCAGATCGCGGGCATGTGGACCGCGCAACTACCCGAGGAGGCCAGGGAATTCGCCGCGCCGATGGTCGGCATGCTCGGCCAGATGGGCGGCCTCGCGTTCGGCTCGCAGCTCGGCCAGGCGCTCGGCCAGCTGGCCAAGGAGGTGCTGACCTCCACCGATATCGGTCTGCCGCTCGGCCCGACCGGCACCGGCGCGCTGCTGCCCACCGCGATCGCGGAGTTCAGCGCGGGCTTGGAACAGCCGGAGAGCGAGATCCTGGTGTTCCTCGCGGCGCGGGAAGCGGCCCACCAGCGGCTGTTCGCGCACGTGCCGTGGTTGCGCCAGCAGGTGCTCGGCGCGGTCGAGGACTACGCGCGCGGCATCAAGATGGACTTCTCCGCGCTCGAGCAGGCCGCCCAGGGCATCGACCCGATGTCGCTGACCGACCCGTCGAAGCTCGAGGAGATCCTGGCGCAGGGCGCGTTCGAACCGCAGACCACGCCGGAGCAGAAGCAGGCGCTGGAACGGCTCGAGACACTGCTCGCCCTGATCGAGGGCTGGGTGCAGGTCGTGGTGATCGACGCGGTCGGCGACCGGCTGCCCGGCGCGGGCGCGCTGGCGGAGACGCTGCGCCGCCGCCGCGCCACCGGCGGGCCCGCCGAGCAGACCTTCGCCACCCTGGTCGGCCTGGAGTTGCGGCCGCGCAAGCTGCGCGAGGCGGCGCAGCTGTGGCGTCGGCTGACCACCGACGCGGGTATCGACGCCCGCGACGGCGTCTGGGCGCACCCGGACCTGCTGCCCGACTCCGATGACCTGGACAACCCCGCAGGCTTCATCGACTCGGTCATCGGCGGCGGCGCGACCGCGTTCGACGACCCGCTGGCGCAGCTGGCGGAGACCGAGGCGCGCGAGCGCGCGGAGGCCGAGCGCGAGGGCGGCGACGGACCGGACGCACCCGACCTGGGCAAGGACGACGACAAGTCCTGA
- a CDS encoding PPA1309 family protein, with the protein MSTVNADLHAEVVLSRAVREVAEFADAEGWGRPPQMFALVPTADLVAAEPGLLDQIDQGDELTPIAQEPLPDDITGGSMALDEFLATTSWPPAVKGCVLVQEIVVLPPDAESTLDDALAPLLADHEAADAAARAAAEAHPGRREARLFAAVLRDGASLSLLQVRPQDDEDDFGDLDLRTYPNLAPNLIEALHHTLD; encoded by the coding sequence ATGTCCACCGTGAACGCCGATCTGCACGCCGAGGTTGTCCTGTCCCGCGCCGTCCGGGAAGTCGCGGAGTTCGCCGACGCCGAGGGCTGGGGCCGTCCGCCGCAGATGTTCGCGCTGGTGCCGACCGCCGATCTGGTCGCGGCCGAGCCGGGCCTGCTCGATCAGATCGACCAGGGCGACGAGCTGACGCCGATCGCGCAGGAGCCGTTGCCCGACGACATCACCGGCGGTTCGATGGCCCTCGACGAATTCCTCGCCACCACGAGCTGGCCGCCCGCCGTCAAAGGCTGTGTGCTGGTGCAGGAGATCGTGGTCCTGCCGCCGGACGCCGAGAGCACCCTCGACGACGCGCTTGCCCCGCTGCTCGCCGACCACGAGGCCGCCGACGCCGCGGCCCGCGCCGCCGCCGAGGCGCATCCCGGCCGTCGCGAGGCGCGCCTGTTCGCCGCCGTGCTGCGCGACGGCGCGTCGCTGTCGCTGTTGCAGGTGCGCCCGCAGGACGACGAGGACGATTTCGGCGATCTCGACCTGCGGACCTACCCGAACCTGGCGCCGAACCTCATCGAGGCGCTGCACCACACGCTGGACTGA
- a CDS encoding ATP-dependent DNA helicase UvrD2, translated as MMVPVPAIDLDALDPEQAAAVRAPRGPVCVLAGAGTGKTRTITHRIAHLVSAGHVKPDQVLAVTFTARAAGELRARLRALGLGGEANQVQARTFHAAALRQLKYFWPQVVGDVPWRLLEGKFAVVAQAAHRAGLSTATESVRDLLSEIEWAKSSLLAPEDYPAAVAKQRREPPYDAARVAEVYAGYESLKTSAEGLLLDFDDLLLHTAAALEDYPAVADEFRGRYRSFVVDEYQDVTPLQQRVLDAWLGERDDLTVVGDANQTIYSFTGATPSYLLDFSRRFPDATVVRLERDYRSTPQVVSLANRVIGAARGRIAGTRLQLIGQRPDGPEPEFTEYDDAPAEAAGVANEIERLIAAGTPAAEIAVLYRVNAQSEAYEQALTERGIPYQVRGGEGFFQRAEVRQAVQALRQAAARDDLPDGSRRGAALVTLVRAVLAPVGLTATEPAGAQARERWSSLGALVRLTEELVEHDADLELPGLLRELAARAEARHPPTVQGVTLASLHAAKGLEWDAVFLVGLADGTLPIAHALADDGSVGDQAALEEERRLLYVGVTRAREHLRLSWALSRGQGSRRTRRRSRFLNGLVPDDSPASRIAASTGRPEGNGIRPSCRVCAKPLIGTYATMLGRCRRCPAELDSALLEALREWRAEKAEALRVREFVVFTDTTLTAIAEQLPADDRALEAIPGIGAKKIVDYGADVLAIVASRVRSTSQNRR; from the coding sequence ATGATGGTGCCCGTGCCCGCTATCGACCTCGACGCCCTGGACCCCGAGCAGGCCGCCGCCGTCCGGGCGCCGCGCGGGCCGGTCTGCGTCCTCGCGGGCGCGGGCACCGGCAAGACCCGCACCATCACGCATCGGATCGCGCACCTCGTGTCGGCGGGGCACGTCAAGCCCGATCAGGTGCTCGCGGTCACGTTCACGGCGCGCGCCGCGGGCGAGTTGCGCGCCCGGCTGCGCGCGCTCGGTCTCGGCGGCGAGGCGAATCAGGTGCAGGCCCGCACTTTTCACGCCGCGGCGCTGCGCCAGCTGAAGTACTTCTGGCCGCAGGTCGTCGGCGATGTGCCGTGGCGGCTGCTGGAGGGCAAGTTCGCGGTGGTCGCGCAGGCGGCGCACCGGGCCGGGCTGAGCACCGCGACCGAGAGCGTCCGTGATCTGTTGAGCGAGATCGAATGGGCGAAGTCCTCGCTGCTGGCGCCGGAGGACTATCCGGCGGCGGTGGCCAAGCAGCGCAGGGAACCGCCGTACGACGCGGCGCGGGTGGCCGAGGTCTACGCGGGCTACGAGTCGTTGAAGACCTCCGCGGAGGGCCTGCTGCTCGATTTCGACGATCTACTGCTGCACACCGCCGCCGCGCTGGAGGACTATCCGGCCGTCGCCGACGAATTCCGCGGTCGCTACCGCAGTTTCGTCGTCGACGAGTATCAGGACGTCACGCCGCTGCAGCAGCGGGTGCTCGACGCTTGGCTCGGCGAACGCGACGATCTGACGGTCGTCGGCGACGCGAACCAGACGATCTACTCGTTCACCGGCGCCACCCCGAGCTACCTGCTGGACTTCTCGCGGCGTTTCCCGGACGCGACGGTCGTGCGACTGGAGCGCGACTACCGTTCGACGCCGCAGGTGGTGTCGCTGGCCAACCGGGTGATCGGTGCCGCGCGCGGCCGCATCGCGGGCACCCGGCTCCAGCTGATCGGCCAGCGCCCGGACGGTCCGGAGCCGGAGTTCACCGAGTACGACGACGCACCGGCCGAGGCGGCGGGCGTCGCGAACGAGATCGAGCGGCTGATCGCCGCGGGCACCCCGGCGGCGGAGATCGCCGTGCTCTATCGCGTCAACGCCCAGTCCGAGGCCTACGAGCAGGCGCTCACCGAGCGCGGCATTCCCTATCAGGTGCGCGGTGGCGAGGGCTTCTTCCAGCGCGCCGAGGTCAGGCAGGCCGTGCAGGCGCTGCGCCAGGCCGCCGCCCGCGACGACCTGCCCGACGGGTCCCGCCGGGGCGCGGCCCTCGTCACGTTGGTCCGCGCGGTGCTCGCGCCGGTCGGTCTGACCGCCACCGAGCCCGCGGGCGCGCAGGCGCGCGAACGGTGGTCGTCGCTGGGCGCGCTGGTCCGGCTGACCGAGGAACTGGTCGAGCACGACGCCGACCTGGAGCTGCCCGGCCTGCTGCGCGAGCTGGCCGCCCGCGCCGAGGCCAGGCACCCACCGACCGTGCAGGGCGTGACGCTCGCTTCGCTGCACGCGGCCAAGGGCTTGGAGTGGGACGCGGTGTTCCTGGTCGGGCTCGCCGACGGCACGCTGCCGATCGCGCACGCGCTCGCCGACGACGGTTCGGTCGGCGATCAGGCCGCGCTGGAAGAGGAACGCAGGCTGCTTTACGTGGGCGTGACGAGGGCGCGCGAGCATCTGCGGCTGTCCTGGGCGCTGTCGCGCGGTCAGGGCAGCAGGCGCACCCGCAGGCGTTCCCGTTTCCTCAACGGTCTGGTGCCCGACGATTCCCCGGCCTCGCGGATCGCGGCGTCGACCGGCCGTCCCGAGGGCAATGGGATACGCCCGTCCTGCCGGGTCTGCGCCAAGCCGTTGATCGGCACCTACGCCACCATGCTCGGCCGTTGCCGTCGCTGTCCCGCGGAACTCGATTCTGCGCTGTTGGAGGCGCTCAGGGAGTGGCGCGCCGAAAAGGCCGAGGCACTGCGGGTTCGGGAGTTCGTCGTGTTCACCGACACCACGCTCACGGCGATCGCCGAGCAACTGCCCGCCGACGACCGTGCGCTGGAAGCGATCCCGGGCATCGGTGCGAAGAAGATCGTCGACTACGGGGCCGACGTGCTCGCGATCGTCGCGTCGCGAGTCCGATCGACATCACAAAACCGCAGGTAG